The genomic window TTATTTACTTGGTCTCGTCCCAACTTCATGCTCACCTCTGCAAGATGCTTGGGTGTTGTACATGCTCCTGCAGAAGGTTTAATAGTATGGATTCATTTGGCCTGGATTCATTTGGCCCGAGGACTATTTTCTCTCCTACCACAAGTTCTCTTGTAACTCCTGGCATCATGAGCTAAGAGGTCTTCCTTCGCACTGCTGTGTTCAGCTGATAAGGTGCAGAATAATTCCAAATCAATGCACCCTGCCATGAGGTCACCTAATCAGTGCCTCTGTTTCTCTGGGCAAACATTCATGACTACAGTCAATAATGATCACGATAGAAGACCAAAGGGAGTAGGACCCCTCTTTCACCCTTGCACAGCTCTGGTCTGTTTGAGGTTCAACAGGTAAAGCTTGCTCTTTCTTGTTTTGGAGAGTTTCAGTGCAAATTCCTACTTATTTGATGTCTTTTAATGATATTGtcatggggcggggggggggggggggggcgcggggaggggcAGGAATTGCTGCAAAACTCTCTTCAACACAAAGGTTTACAGTCCGGCACTGCTCCCTGTCTCAGTTTCAAGTCAGTTTGCAAAACCTGAGCAGCAGCGGCTTAGCAGCTGGATTCCTTGGCAACCTGTGAGTaaaacccagcagaaaaggaggtTTGACATTGGATTTGTGTAGCAAATGATCAGATAACCATGCTCACCATTGCCAGTTATCAAAGCAAGCTAGACAGATACCAGATGCTTGTAAAAGGGGACATAGATTCAACTGTCTGGCAAGCCTTATGATGCAAAGGAGGCTAGGACTACAGATTTCAGAAGtctgaaacaaaaagcaaacccaaaaagTTATAGGGACAAGTTAGAGAGAAGATAAACCATCTCTATTCATTTACTGGAACAGGGAACCTTGATCATGATACAAACAAATTGTGCTTACTAAGAATGCACATAAAACAGAAACACGACTCTTTTTGTACAGGTAAAACCACCAAAAGTCACTCATAGAAAGCTATGCccagaaaacagtattttgagtAGTGCCTATTCAGTCCACGATCCCCAAAGAGCatcaaacatatttttaatcttttgttgaagttacagaaaaaggtgaaaaaactGACCtagttttctgaaggaaaaaaataaataaaaggcaaagaagaGTTACACAGAAAGCAGGAATGGATTTATCTGAAGAGCTGAGGACTTGAAGCTGCTACCACTATCCAGCCTTGGAAGCGTGGAGAATAATTAGCAAAGCCAGAAAATGTTTGTGAGAGCAACAAAGACAGAGAGCATGGTTTGTTTCTGGTGCTGAGCCTGGCTGGCATCTTCTCAGCTCCTGAAAGCCAGCACCAGCACACAGTCCCATCCCCACCAAGAGCTCTGAGCCTGCCCAAGCAGTATCAGGCAATCACAGACattttaagcatttatttttctgtcaccACCTTGTAGCAGTGCTGTAGAAGATGCAGACTGGGCCCACTCACCTGGACTCTTCTTAAGCACAAGGTTAAAAATAAtatcagagaagaaagaagaggaagaaggggaaggagacaAGGGAATGAGATCACGGCAAGTCTCACATTTTACCCCGTGATGGTGACATGGGCACAGGTTTCTGGTCTGAACTGTCAGGCCGTCTCCCAGGACAGCCAGAACTCACAGCCAATAGGGAAACTCACCCCGGCATTTATACCCATCGTGCTGGCACCAAACCACAGATCCCCAAAGGACTGACCAGCAAATCACTCCTCCCCTTAAAATTTTGTCTGTTAAGTCTAACTCTCAACAAGCCATGTCGACTTCTGGATTTTCAAGCCATTTCTCCTCTGGCTTACCAAACATAAACGCAAACACAAAGAGTTTTTCGCTTGTTTCAACCTTTGCAACCTTTGCATTCTTtctatatttaatttctgtgcacttttaaaagcagtgaTTTCGTGAAACAGGCTGACCTGGTCTGTAGTCCCTTTGAACACCCCCAGGAACATCTGCCTGTTGTCAAGGGTCCAGAGAATCCTGACTCACACCTGCAGCCCAACACATCCACAACACATCACAGCACGGGTCTGGGAGGAGGCATCTACCCGGGTTCACATCACTGCTCTGCCTCCCCGCCCATGCTAATGCAGGGGTCTCTGCATGCTCCCTCCAACATCCCATGGGAGCTGCTACAGAACGGGATCCCTGCGTGAACTGCCAGAACAGGCAAAGCCAAGGGAAGGAGTGAGcaaggggacagggaaaggaggTTAATGAGAGgcaagcagaaggggaagggaatAGGAAAGGCCACAAGGCTCAGATACCAACCTGTGACCGTAGGTTGCTCAGCCCAGCAGGTTACGAGAAGACACTATGGGACTGCTACTACACCTACAGCTGTGTCTTCTCCTCCTGGTAAAACAACCAAGTCCCTGAAGGCTGCTCTAAGCTACATTTCAGAGCCAGAGATTCCCAGCTGGGCATCCAGGGGCTGGGTCCGTTGCTGCAAGGGgaacaaaaacaagcaaaaccttTCAAAAGGCTGGTCCTCAGTTGTGAACTGTACTTGCTCTTGGTGGTGATATGACTGTGCTTCTTACAAGAAGCATAAAGTCGTTTGCTGTGTTCTTAGATTGCTGGGAATGAAAGCCAACCACCTACCACATCGCAAAAGCCAGCACCTAAAAAATAACCAGACTCATATTTACAACCAACTGCACTCTAAGAATGATGGCATTAGAAGGAAATAACCCTTGTtgcttgttttatttagaaaaaatccCCACGTACAAGCGCATGCCTTGCTGAGAGTTGTGTGGTTTGCAGTTGATAGCGCTGGCTGCAAAACCTCATGACCCATGGGTGAGACTTCCTTAATTAGCtacctttgcattttcttaattaGCTACTTCATAATTCATCCAGTTAGAACAACTCTTAAGCTAAGCTGATGGGTGTTTATGAGCATCGGCACAGGAGCTTAAACCCATTTAACTGCCACGAAACCAATGTCCAGGTAATTATGCCTGGAGAGAGAAATGTAGGCTAGTTTTCTCCCCGCAAAACAAGTGAGGACAACCCCACGAGCTAGGTTTATCGAGAGAGAGAAATAGGTCAGGAGTAAGAACCGGAGTGTGCAGTGTGCGATTTCCTGGTCAGTGGTTACTGTAAGAGGAGAGTTGGTGTTACGCAAGAGCGCGCAGAAGACGCCTCCATGGGTTTGCACTCCACCACATGAAGAGTTTGGTGGTCATAATGAAACAGCTGCTGCCACAAATGAGTACAAATGCTTGTAACTGAATGAGACGGTTTCTCCTCCTGGTTACCCATGGCTTGTTGAACAGGCTCCCAGTGACCTGCAGGGCAGGGAATATACCCATCTTGACAAACAAGCACCAAAGGAGTCATTTAGACCCAATGACTTGTCTGACCTACTCAGGGGAGGAAACCCAGGGTCTACCTGCAGCAGGTATATCTAATTTAAAGTGACTTCTgtgcagctgaaatgaaatacaagaATGTTTGCACACAGGTTTACCCTGGTTTAAATGCAGGTGAACAAGGAAATACAGGCTTAAAACCTCTGCCAGCAGAAACTAGAGTCAGAGGTCTGAAAATCAGGCTTAGCTCTCGATGAAAGATGagtaatgttaaaaaaaataaacactgcaGCAATCcgataaaataataaatagtgAGTCTTGCTAGGCTCTGCTCCTTGTGTAGCTAAGAGATAGAAAGGGCAATTCCTCCTTTCCTAGTTAGGACACCTCAGCTCAGCAGGCAACccttccctggaggtgtttaTTCTTTGTTCCCTTGATGTGGAGGGATCTTCATCCACCACTTCAAGTCCAACACCTAATATTTGGCTGGTTAAAGAACAGTGAGATGAAGCCATCTTTGCTCAATTCCCTGCACCCATGCTCAGCCAACCATCCAGCTGGTGGAGGAGAAGGTTGCTTATAAGGATGACATCTTGTCTGGAAGAGGATAGGACAGGCCTTTCCCAGCTCACGTGACCCAGGCTAGACCCCCATCCCAAATTTcggctgcagccctgcaatGCGATGTTTCTCCGCTCTTTTCCCACCATCCCTACAGACCATCCCCAAGGTCTAGATAACCTGGCTCCATTGCCAGCTCCCCCAGTGCTGCCTGTATAACCTCACTTCACCACTTTCAGCccttttttgcatcttttcatCTATTTAGACTGCAAGTTCTCTTGCGCTCCCTCCTACTCATATCACTGCACCGGAAAAAGCCTGATCTTCGCAGAAATCTCTCAGTGCTTCTGCAGCACAAACCCGTCCTCTGtgtctgctttcattttgaGCTACCATAAAACaacattcttttaaataaaatacaaattttattcaGTGGATAAGTTATTGAATAAATACAGATAAACATTTACCATTTTTTGGATACTCTGAGCACATACAAATCCATAAATATTGTCATAAATAGAACttataaatagaaatataaacACTCATTagttctttgtctttttaacACTCAACACAAGTGGGTTCAATTCTCTCCCAAATTGCTCTGGAATAAGGCAGCCGCTGCTCCCCATGGAGCAGCAGTGACACAAAACCAGAGTCCGATGAGAATCAGACCTGGTGGCCCTTGTGTCAGATTTACACTAGAAATATGCTAGTGAGCAGTGGGGGCCAGAGAAGGAAAGGGGTTAGGTGatgaggaagggagggagaaggtgcAGGAAGAGGAACTTTTTGTGGCAGTGCTGGTTGGCATGTATACATTAGAGCAACTTACTGCCGAGAACAACTTTTGAAACTACAATTCATTCAATTCACCAAACTGATACAAGCCACAAAAAAAGCACTGCTTTACCCCCTCCCTGCTTGGAGtcacaaacaaaacttttcctctattcccatccctcccctccatcACCAGCTACCAGTGATGCCCATTGTAAGATCAGTAAATGAACAACAGAAAGAATCAGTACTTTCAGGAGGTAATTTTCTCAaatttggaaaggaaatgtCATGTTGAATTCCTGGGATGCAAGGTGGGCGACTGTGGGATTTCTCCAGAGGGAGACGTTTCTTCTTCCCAATGTTGCCTCCCCTACTAGGACTGGTGGTGGATGACTGGAGCGACACACGTGCAGCCCACGGTGATGACTTTCTTCTCCAGGCGGTAGGTGGGCAggcagccccgctgctcccgCCGGAGGACAAGGATCTCCTGTTGGATGGGGACGGAGTTGTGGCTGTGGTCCTCCTGCCCCAGTGAGTTCACGCAGCCGGAGAGGCGGCACTTGGCATCAGTGATCACCTGGGGGAAGCGGTTGGGGTCCTCGTCAAGCCTAGGGATGGGGACACAAAACAGGTTCATGCACTTGCACAACATGGTTTGGCAGGATCTTCTTGTTTATCTCCATTAAAGGGCCATAATATTTACGTGTGTGTCCTCATTATAAGACAAGGCCAAAGAATTTCCCCATCCTCAACATTTTTAGAATGATTTCCTAGAAATGGAATCAATTTTGAGAGGGTAATACTCCCATATCTTTCTTTAGGAGTTGATGAATGGAGTGGAGCTGGGTGAAATACAGAACTGGTCGCAAGTGGACCATTCACTTTTAGAATCGTATAATCATACAATcgtttaggctggaaaagacctttaagatcatcaagtccaaccgttaacctaaccctgctaagtccaccactaaaccacatccctaagtgcctcatccacacatcttttaaaaaactccggggatggtgactcaaccacgaCCCCAAAccatttttgtttggttttaatttcagcattcaaaattttctttgagTTAGGAAAATGTAAAGTTACAATgtactgacatttttcttttgctagaGGAATAATTATTTGACAGAGATTGACAAGATGATTAGAAACCATTCTAATGATGTCCCCTTGCACTGCAAACAGTTTCTCTTGGAGCAATCTCACCCAACATCAAAATGAAAGTGTGTGTCAAGAAGTGTTTGCAACATTCACAGGACTCCAGGCATATGCTGAGAACCAGTCATCGTTCACCATAAAAAAACATCCATGTAGCACAGCCATTGCAATTTAGGTAACAACTAAAGAGTTACCTGTAATCCCAAGGAGCAAGAGACCGGTTCCTGACATCGTGGGCCATCCTAAAGGCATGATCTGAATTGCTGATATGAACGTCAACTTTCACCGTTGTGGGGAATTTGAGATTCTTTTGGTTGAGGCAATCTTCATTAAGCCTCACAGATCCACCGTTCTTGCTGGGTCGAGGATGAACTACCCTCCCATGGGGTGAGCTCCTTACGGTGAGTGCTAGAATCAGCACCAAAAGCAGTGATCTGaactgggagaaagaaaggtGTCGTTGGCTCAGTTCAGtcaagagagagagagcacaAAGAGTCATCAATGGACCATATAAATAGCGAGAGGAGAAGGATGCAGAACATAAGTCCTGTCCTGAATTCTTTCACTGCTGTGAATCAGCACTGGGCAGTGGCTGATCTTCATACATATATTTGGGCAAGATGGGCCAGCATGAGCAAATAGCGCAATGACACTAATAATACTCATCACAACAGATGCTAAACTCTGATTCAAATTCTGATTCATAGTTGGCTCTGCACCAAGAACACCATCTCTCCAACAAGCTAAGAAAGGTCCTCCTCCACACTCAAACAGCAATGTCTTATGATCTACAACGTGGGATAAGGACTCAGCTGACCCCATGCCTAAGCTTAGAAACCTAGTAAGCCGTATGCTTTCTCAGGACAGGAAAGGCTGGCCACCCAGCAGCCATCTGCTGGAAATAACCCTTTTCTTGATGAAATCTGAGATTCTTGGGACATTTTCAGGAGCTACGGTTTTAGGAAAAGAAGACAGATAAATGCAaagcttttaataaaatcaCAACAGTTGACAGTGCTGCAAATACTACCCAGGCTGAAATTTAAATGCACAGACATTCACTTTGCAGTGAAATTTCAGCAATTTTGATTCCACGTTGACCAAGAAAAGGACTGTCTCTCCCAATCCCACATCAGCAGTGCTCTCCTAACAGATAAATAACGGATAGTCCATTGCCTCCTTGTCACTCAAGCACCAAACCCACTTGCAAAAGCTTaagacagaaagacagacaaaataaGCATCCCATTCATCTCCCACCAAGACCAAGAAGGGTTGCTTGTAGATAAAAGCATCATGGGATCTGcattctgcttcttctcttgcaGCAAATATATCCTAACACTTATACCAAATATAAGTACTTACCACTGCAGTGTAGCTGGCAAAAGCCATGGCAAACTCTCTGCTGCTTTAGGTGGGCTCACACAGTGACAGAGCACAAGAGTTCTCCTTCTCTGAGACCTCTTCcactgtgtgtgtgtctcaAAGCCAGTTGTGGTCTCCTTTTTATAGTGAAGTTCAACCACTACCATCCTTTCCATTGCAGCATATAGCTGGCTTACCTGACCTGAGGTTAGGAGctgatatttcattttctagCCCACTTCCTTCCGTCTACCCCCAGAAAGGGGAGGGCAGATACTATGTCATCAGAATCCCAAATCAGCCAATACAGTTTATCCAGGCAAATAAAGAGATAAGggacaaaaaagagagaaaaaaaatgttcagacagcttttttttttccccccttcccacTCCCTCTTTCTAATATTAATGTTCTCTCACCACAAACACATCTGTGGATGCAGTTCCCCGTGCCTCACACAAACCAAAGGGCAGAGATCAGCAAGCTGCAAAGTCAGGCACTCAACAAGGGTTTCAAAATGAGGACAGGACATGGAACTTCACGGTTTAACCTCCCTTTGCTTCAATTGCGCAACCCACCCCTACCTCATCTCGGGGATCCCTGTGTCCTGCAATGACTGGGCAGGGGAAGAGTAGATGCCCAGGGGAAGTCCTCCTGGGGGACCTCAGTGCACCAGGTGCTGGGATGCCTTCCCTACTCATCGCTGAGATCCCGTGTGGACATATTCTGGAAAGCTCTTTGAAAAACTCATGCATGACCTATAAGGGCCCTGAGGGTACTAATTGGCCTTACTGGCCTTGACCAGCGTCACCATGGGtttccctctgcagcccatCACCAGGAGCCCCATTGcagttcagctttgggcccccagtccctgcctgagcTACGCGGTAGGAGTGCTGTTTTCCCATCCCTTCTCTGGCCTTGTCTACTGGATGGACCTTGGAGTAGCGTTCCTCCTGGATGGACTCCTTGGACATACATGGTAGACCATCTCCATGGCCATATCGTACTGCATTTTGCCTAGGTCTCCTCTGAGTGCCAGGGGGGCTGGAGAaaatataaagtatttttaaacagtttgtTTCTCAGGTTAAAGTGCCTGAAAGGGCTGTGTTACCACCAGCAGCATCACCTACACCGGTGGCTGTAGATGGTGATGGCATAGCAAGGTGTTATGGTGTGGGGTGAGGTGTGGGGGCAGCTGGGAGCGTAGGACCCGCTGTGGTAGCATCGGAGCAAACCGACACAGAGTCAGTATCCTGGCAAGCAACTGGGGGTGTCTTTTGGCGATCCCATGAAAATCCCACCAAGCTTGATTAAAtcacaaatatttacaaagctTCAGCATGCATAATGTAAGGGCTTGGCAGAATTTAGCAGCTAAAGTCTGGGTGGGATTAATTGCTCCTTAAGGATTTTCCCAATGtgctttttcctctgtcagTGTATCACACCTGTTcagtaaaatacatgtttaagCCATTAGAGCGATGAGAAAGTAATGCTGTCCTTGTTCGGAGCTGCCAAATCCAGTAGCCCCAAATTCGAACCCAGCAGAGGGGAGGATGCCACAGCTCTGTGCCCTCACGTCCCTCCAGCAGCGAGGCTGAGCACGGATTCTCAATAGGCGCATACACACAGACACGCATGCAACATGTATAtaacatatatacatatgcagaTGTCCAGCCACATGGATCAACACGGGCAAAAAAACATCACTCAAGCAAACACAAACAGGACCGACAGCCTCATCTCGTTCCCCTCTCTAGCTGATCAGGATGAAAGCCTGTTCGTGGAAAATAGCTACATAGATATATACGTGCATACAAGATGGATCTCCCCACTTACCGGCCTTAGACCATCTCTCCGGTAGCTGCTCCTGGATCCCCTGGTCTCCCCGTTGCTTCATGCACAGGCACAAGCACACACCAGTGGgtctccccagcagctgctccgGACTTATGACCTTATCAGAAGCCAACCCCAGATCCCACAGTCTCTCCAGTAGCTG from Gavia stellata isolate bGavSte3 chromosome 2, bGavSte3.hap2, whole genome shotgun sequence includes these protein-coding regions:
- the LOC104256932 gene encoding interleukin-17F, with amino-acid sequence MAFASYTAVFRSLLLVLILALTVRSSPHGRVVHPRPSKNGGSVRLNEDCLNQKNLKFPTTVKVDVHISNSDHAFRMAHDVRNRSLAPWDYRLDEDPNRFPQVITDAKCRLSGCVNSLGQEDHSHNSVPIQQEILVLRREQRGCLPTYRLEKKVITVGCTCVAPVIHHQS